CATCACACTAAACCAATCAATTTCTCCTAAATAAATATGTGTCGCACTGCCTAAAATAGAGGCAAATAAAATAACAAACATAGATGTAGCTGTGGCTACGTGTGGAGGGAAAGAAAACAATAAAACCATCGCTGGAACAAATAAGGAACCCCCGCCAATTCCAAATAAACCAGATACTAAACCAACAGCAAACCCTACCAATAAAGCTGGCAATATATTATAACCATATGTAAACCTTTTTCCATCAGGATCTATATACGACCTCTGAATTTTCCAGCGAAAAGAGAGCGGTTTTAAATATTTTTTTAGTATCAATAAAATAGCCATAAAAAAGATAAAGATTCCAAATGCGAGTTTAAATGAATCACCTTGAAATGCACTCGTTAATGAGGCACCTAACATAGCAGCTGGACCACTCGTTGTAAAAAATAAAATCCCGCTCTTATAATCTACTCTGCCTTGTTTTAAAAAGGTAAATGTGGAAGAGGCAGCTGTAAAAATCAACACCGTCAAGGAGGTCCCTACGGCTACAGAAGTAGACATTTCTTGATCTAATAGTAAAGGAGATAAATAGATCAGCGCCGGGACGATAATCACACCTCCACCTAAACCAACCAAACTTCCAAAAACAGCAGAGATAATTCCGATACACAGGATAACCAAATAACTGATCAAAAAGCTCACTACCTTTTTTTGCATTCATTATATCGTATATGATGTAAGTATTCAGAAATTATTCATTTTCAAGCGCTTTCATAATTTGGTCAATTCATTATGTAATACTAGCTCCTATTACAAATGATGTTCCTACTGATATTAATAATGAAAGTAAGCCAACTGCTCGATTATCCTTTTCAATTTCTTTATCTACGTTAAACTTAGGTGTCATAAATTCAAAAACAAAATAGGCAATTAATAATAAGAAGAATCCAAAAGCCCCCCATTGAATGGCTTCCCATAAGGAATCATTATGTTCAATCGAAAACCGAAAAATATTGGCTATACCAAATATTTTACCCCCAGTTGCCAGAGCAACGGATAAATTCCCTTTTTGTATTTGTTCCCAGTTTTTGTACCTTGTTACTAATTCAAAAATAAACAAACTAATTAAAATAGAGATAATGACCACTACATAAAATAAAACCGTAGATAAATATTGATGCTCTAAAATAAAATCAAACAAACATACTCACTTCCTGTCTTATGAATAAATAGATCAACCACCGTTATCATCTATTACAAATAACGGTGGCTATATATGAACTATATTAAGCTTTGTCTTTATTAGCTAATTGTGCTTTTAATGCAGCTAATTCATCATCTACATCACTACTATCTAATGCATCAAGCTCATTATCTAATGAACGTGAAGAGTTTTTAAGATCTTCACTTGCCTCTGCCTCTGCTTCCATCTGTAGAACTTTTTCATTCATACGATCAAAACCTTTTGCGCCTGTATCTTTACCAAATCCAGACATCGTCTGATTAATTTTCTTTTGTGCTTTTGCTGATTCTGCACGGGCTACTAACGTATCCTTACGATTTTTCATTTTATTAAATTCTTCTTTCATTTCCTCAAGTTGCTTACGTAAGGAGTCAGCATTAGATTTTGCATTATCGTATTGAGTTTTAAAGTCATCTAATTTTTCTTGGTGTTCTTTTTTATCCTGTAAGGCACGGCGAGCTAAATCTTCATTACCACTTTCCAAAGCTTTAACTGCTTGTTGACCTCGTTTGTCTACCATTTCTTGTGCTTCTTCATACTTATGTTTCAATTTCTTCTCAATCGCAATTTGTTTAGCAACTGCAATTTCAGCTTCCGCGATATCATCTTCCATATCTCTTAAATACTGATTTAACATTTTAACCGGGTCTTCAGCTTTATCAATTAAGTCATTAATTGCTGCAGCAGAAATGTCTCTAATTCTTTTAAAAATACTCATTTTATAAAAATCCTCCCTTATTTATCTGTATTACCTTTTTTATTTGATAATATCCTATTATACAATACCTACTTTATATTACGGTTGTATTAAATGTTGGTTTCAATTATTTTTTGCTAGTTAAATTTTTCATCATTTGTTGAACATCAAGGCCAGAGACATCTTTAAGCATTTCAGGTGCTGTTGCCATTAATGAAGTGACATAGTTGCTAACTCTAGCAGCTCCTTCTCCATTCCCTGTATCAACAACTGTTAATTTATCAATGCCTTTTAGTGGCTCAGCTACCTTACCTGCTAATTCTGGAAGCATCTTCACAATAATATCTAGTACCGCTGCTTCACCGAACTTTTCAAATGCTTCTGCTAATTTCTCTTTAGCTTCTGCTTCTGCAAGACCTTGCAAACGAATAACCTCTGCTGTTGCTGTACCTTTCGCTTTCTCTGCTTCCGCAATGGCCATACCGTCTAAACGTTTATTTTCCGCGTTTGCTTTTGCTTCTGCTTCGATTCGATATTGTAACGCATCCGCTTCTCTTAATCGTTTAGCTTTGTCAGCTTCTGCAGCCTGCTCTACTGCATATCTATCCGCATCCGCTTTCTTCTTCACTTCTGCATCATACTGCTTCTCTCTTCTTAAAATCTCCTTTTCTTCGATATCAATGGCTCTCTCTTTTTTTACAATCTCAACTTGCATTTGTTCTTCAACAACTTGTTGTCTGGAACGTGCTTCTTGAATATTGTAGGACTGATCTGCTTCTGCTTTTGCCATATCCTGATCCTTTTTAAATGAAGCAACTTTCAACTCTTTTTCTTTCGTAGCTTCTGCAACATTCGTATCTCTAAGCAGTTCCGCTTTTTGCCCTTCTTCATCCGCTTGTGCTTTTTGAATTCTGGAATCACGAATAGCGTCCGCTTCTGCGATTTCTGCATCTCTTTTTACCGCAGCGATTCTTGGTTTACCTAAGGCATCCAGGTATCCGTGTTGATCTCTTAAATCTTTAATCGTAAAGGAAACAATCGCTAATCCCATCTTTTTCAAATCACGTGCTGCAACACCTTGAACTTCTTGTGCAAAACGATCACGGTTTTTATATACTTCTTCTACTGTCATCGTTCCTAAAATGGCACGCAAATGTCCTTCTAATACTTCCTGTGCTTCTGATTGTAAATCCTCTTTAGATTTACCCATAAATTGTTCGGCAGCCGTTGCAATATCTTCTACTGAACTTCCAATCTTAATAATAGCTACTCCATCCGCCATAACTGGAACCCCTTGTTCAGTGTACACTTCAGGAGTTGAAACATCTAGTTTATGAGACATCAAGGAAAGAAAATCTGATTTTTGAAAAATAGGGAGTATAAATGCACCTCCACCACGAACAATTTTAATTTTTCGACCGGACTCATCTGTAATCGTATTTCCGCTTCCTAACATTGAACCTGTGACAACCATCGCTTCGTCCGAGCTGACTGTTTTATACCTCGCCCAAAAAGCTAATCCTAATAATATAATAACACCGATAACAGCAACTGGAATAACTAAGTATTCTGGTATTTGCATAGTAAAATCCTCCCATAAGTAAAGTAAATTGATTATTTGTGTTTTTATGAATCAAAATTTGAGACATAAAGGGTGCTGTCCTTCACTTCAACAACAACGACCTTCGTACCTTCATTAATGACCTCACCATCATAACTTGCAGCAATCTCATTAATTTGACTTGCCCCGATCTTAATTAAAACCTCTCCATATCCATTTTTCGGAATGGTTATTGTTGCTTCTCCTATTTTCCCAACATAGTCTTGTATAGAATGGGAAATGGAGTTCTCTGTATTTTTCATAGGTTTAACGTAAATAAAGTAGACCAAAATTGACATCAGTATAGCAGCACATATAGATAATATAATAATGGCTGTCATATGTAGGGACGTATATTTTGTAAGTAAAATTCCCGATCCTCCAAATATCGTTAGGCCTCCAACTAGTGTAACTGGCTCAAGAAAGTCTAAACCATCCACAGATAAAAAATCAAACACACCATCCATGAAACTACCAATGATATCTCCAAAAACAACTGTGACCAAAGTAAATAAAACTCCGAATATGAAACAGCCCCAGAATATCTCAATCATTTCAATTCACCCCTTTCTAGATTAACAATATGTTGTATAAATCAACTACTAGTAATACGTCATCATTGTCACAAAAGTTTCAATAATTTTCATACTTCTCCATTTTTCTCTGTCAAGCTCCTAAAATCTCTCTTTTCATTATACACTGGTTTGTAAAAAGATAAGTTTAAATACGTTACAAATTTCTTAAAAGTTTCGAACATGTTATTATTACAAAAATCCCCATTCATTGGCAAGGTAAAAAACAGAAAACCTATTAGTAGGTCATCTGTTTAGTTAAATTAAACTTATTTTTTATTGATTTGAATGTTTTTAGTTTACAAATTCAAAATCTCTTTAATTTCATCTTCTGATAGTCCAGAAAGCATCGTTTCACCAGGTTGAATGACCTTCTCGATCAGTTCCTTTTTCTTTTGTTGGAGTTCAACTATCTTCTCTTCAATCGTCCCTTGAGTGATCAAACGATTCACTTGAACAACATTTTTCTGACCAATTCTATAAGCACGATCAACAGCTTGTTCATCTACAGCAGGATTCCACCATAAATCATATAAAATCACAGTGTCAGCACCCGTAAGATTCAACCCTGTTCCCCCTGCTTTTAATGACACAAGAAAAATTTCTTTTTCTCCTTTGTTGAATTTTTCTGTCATATTAAGTCTTTCCAGCTTATCTGTTTTACCGTCTAAATAAAAATAGTCAATTTGTTGTTGATCTAATTCCTCACGAATGATTTTTAACATACCTGTAAATTGTGAGAAGATTAGAATCCGATGTCCTCCATCCATTGCTTCATTCACAATTTCTAATAACTGTTCTAACTTCCCAGATGAACCCTCGTAATTATCTATAAACAAACTAGGATGACAACAGAGTTGTCTAAGTCTAGTAATACCTGCTAATATCTTCATTCTGTTCTGTTGCAATTCACCTTTAAGTAGAGCTTCTCTCGTTTCATGTTGTATTTTATCTAAATATCCAAGATATAACTTTTTCTGTTCTGTAGTTAACTCGGATACTTGAAGCGTTTCGATTTTATCAGGTAATTCCTTTAATACGTCCTTTTTCATGCGTCTTAAAATAAATGGCTTTACGATTCTAGAAATTTTCTCATGTGACATTTGTGTAAATGCTTGTTTCCCATGAAATAGACCAGGCAAAACCACTTGAAAGATAGACCACAATTCATCCAAAGAATTTTCAATTGGGGTTCCACTGAGAGCAAATCTTCTCGCAGCTCTTAACTTCCTCACGGCTTGGGAGGTTTGTGTTTGAATATTTTTAATATTTTGCGCTTCATCTAAGATCAGAATTCTAAAATTTTGCGCTTGATACATCTCAATATCTCTTCTAATCAATGGATAGGAGGTAATAAGTACATCTACGTTTGATAAATCCTCCATGATGTCCGATCGAGTCTGTTTGTCTCCAGCAACCACCACCACATTTATAGTAGGGGCGAATTTTTGAAATTCATTTTTCCAGTTATATATTAAAGAAGCAGGTGAAACAATTAGGGTCGGTTCTGTAGTCGCTTCGATGTTCTCCTTATCAGATAAAATATAAGAGATGCTTTGAATCGTTTTTCCTAACCCCATATCATCAGCCAATATTCCACCAAAGTGATAATGTTCTAACATTTTCAGCCATTCAAAACCAAATACTTGATAGTCTCGCAATGTACTTTTTAAGCTTTCTGGTGGTTCAAACTCTAAGTTGTCAGGGTGTTTAATATGGTCTAGTAGTTGACGGAAATTTCTCCCGATTTTCACTGTGGATTTGTTTTGATTGACAATTTCTTCTACTTGTAATCCGCGCATTGTATTTGTTTGAATGGTTAAACCGTCAATATCAGATTGTTGTATCTCTAGTTCATCAAAGAGTTGTCTTATTCCTTTAAAATCTTCATGTTGTAAAGAAACAAAACTACCATCCGTCAAACGAACATATTTTTTCTTCTCAATTACAGATTGTAAAATTTGATAAACTTCTTCACTATCAATTCCGTCCATTTCAAATTTGACTTCAAATAAATTTGTGGAAGGATTTATATCCATATTTGTCTTCGGCACAAAGTTTTCATCAGGTAACATTTCTTTTGCAGATGAGGAAATGTAGATGTCAGCCATTTTTTCTAGTTTAGGTAAATCTTCATATAAAAACTGGAACATGTCGTATTCATCATCAATATACAATCTTTCACCATTCCATTTAAATGGTGTACTTTCAATGAGTGACATTACTTCATTTTCTTTTTCAACATTTCTCATTAAAATAAGATCCTGTTCTTTATTGGAAATGACCCTTTGCAAAGGGTCAATCACAATATCTCCATAATGATATTCTAAAGAAGAAGATAACGAATCACCTTCTTTATCCACCTTCAACTTCACTTGTAAAGGTGGGTTAATTAGTTGATCTGAAATATGATCTGCAATTTCTACCTTTCCAATTTTATTTAAGTTAGGTACCACATTAGAAATCACACCTTCAATTTGTTCTCTATTAATTAATAATTGGGATTGTGAACGGAATTCTTTTTTCAAATCTAATAACATTTGAAATTGAGTTTCATACACCCGATAAAAAGTTCCCTCCTGAAAAATATATCCATAGGATTCAAGAAAAACCACAGAGTCAAATCCTTTTAATTTCAATAAAAAATCAGAGGGATTAAATTTATCGAGTTGAAAATAAAATGGAGGCACTTCATCAACAATTTGAATGTGAACATATTTATCCCATCCACTTTCGACATTTGTGTTCCTATTTATTAGTTTATTTAATAATTCATCTGATCGATGAGGAGGAATTCTAAGAAATCGATCACGATTGGATGCATTAATCACATAAGAGTAGGCAGAAGATGTATCACTGTAAAATGCTTCATTGTCTATGACTTCTTCAAGTAATTTGAAAATTTCTAAATCCTCTTGCTCTACTTGAAACTCACTTGGATCATAAGTAAATTTTTTAGTAAAAATATAAGGTTTATCATTAAATAAAGCAGTGAGAAACTCTCTCATATTACGCACAATATACGTGTGGTTGATTCCAACTTTTAATTCCAAGGTCAATAATGATCCAGAATCTATGGAATCCATGATGTTACAAGTGTATTCCACCCTCATGATCTCTCTTCTATCCTTGTATTCTTGTTTATTATTGATATGATATTTTTCAAATAATTGAATCATTCGATCCGTTGCAACCTGATCTCTTTTTGGAATAGCAGGGGGGTATTTGTTCTGATTTTCATTTTGTTTTTGCTCATAATATTTTAATAACTGTCCGCTGGTTTCCAGTTCATTTATTTTTAATAAGGTAGCAATGATATGTTTACAATAATTATAATACCCATTATGTGCAGGGCAATCGCACTGAACATGTAAATCTTTAGAATGATCATCCATTTGAATACGTACATTATATTTTCGATTTCCTTCTACAAGAGCTTCACATAAAGTTTCTCTACTTATAAAATTCAATCTCGTCACATAACCATTTTTCCAGTAGGAATAACCGCGATTATATACGGTCATATCATCAGCAAGATTCTGAATTTCTTCAACTGTTAAACCAAATAAAATCCCATTCATTTAAATATCATCCTATTAAATTAATTTTTAGTCATGTAATATATGTTTCGTTCTTTTTACTCATTCTCCTATTCTTTCCATTCTAAAGGTACAAAAACCTTCATGCAAGAAAATTTATAAATACTCAGAAACAATATCTTCATTACTTTGTGAGGGCTTTTTTCCAAAAATGAGATAAAAAGTTATTCTTTTCTTTCAGATTTAAAAAGGCTCCTTAAAACTGGAACCTTTTCATTCTTTGATATATTTAGTTTACTTGGATGCTTAAACATTAAGTATTGTCTTTGAAAAACATTTCATAAGCTAAATCGGTTTGAACTTTTGCCTCATGCTCTGTTAACTTACGTACTAAATCCATTTCCACTTTAGTTAATTCTTCACCTTGGAAGGTAATTTCTGCGATAGAAGCAGTAATTTTCACAATAGCTACAGCTTCGTTATTCGGTGTATAAGCTATTGCTTTTTGACCCGTCGGATATACTCGAAAACCTTTTTTAACCATTGCAGTTTTCCCATATTCTAATAAATCATGCAGCTCTTGTTCAGATTTAAATTTACACACTGAATTAAATTCTGATTGAAACCCCATATATCCTCACCCCTCGAAGATTATTCTGCATCAAATCCATATTGTAGGTTCTGCTTTTCATTATATCTAAGAATAGCCAAATCAATCAAACGATCCAGTAACTCTTTATATGGAAGTCCTGTATGTTTCCATAATAACGGGAACATGCTAAATGGTGTAAATCCTGGCATCGTATTAATTTCATTAATGAATACTTTGTTATCCGTTTTATCTATAAAAAAATCTACACGAGACAAACCTGTACCTTCAATAGATTGAAAAGCTTTAATCGCTAATTTTTGTATATACTCCGCAGTATCTGAATCCACTTCTGCAGGTATAGTCATGACAGATTCTCCATCTACATACTTGGCTTTATAGTCATAAAAGTCATTTGAAGACATAATTTCACCTAATACAGAAACCTCAGGTTCTTCATTGCCGATCACACCCACTTCAATTTCACGTGCTTCAATGAATTCTTCAATAATGACCTTATGGTCGTATTTAAAGGCCTCTTGAATTGCTTCAATTAATTGTTCCCGGTCATTTGCTTTGGAAATACCTACACTAGAACCTAAGTTAGCTGGTTTTACAAAACAAGGATACCCTATCGCAACCTCTAAATCCATTAAGTAATAGGACTGATCCTTTTTCCATTGATGTTTCGTAAAATAACGATAAATACATTGTGGCAATCCTTCATGAGCAAAAATCTTTTTCATCACTGTTTTATCCATCCCCATTGCGGAGGATAAAACTCCAGCACCTACATATGGTGTATTTGCCATTTCAAACAACCCTTGAATCGTACCATCTTCTCCGTTAGTACCGTGCAATAATGGAAAAATAACATCCACTGCATTTGTACTTTTTGAATTTTCATCAGAATGGAATTCAAATATACCATTCAGTTGCTGTGGAGTTAAAAGTGAAGGCATTGATGACACCACTGCTTTATCAGATGATGATTTTGCATCCTTTTCATCAGTTTCTAATAATAATTGCTTTTTACTATCAACTGGAGCATTTAAATAGGGACCCTTCCTCCAACTTCCCTTTTCTGTGATATATATAGGTAAAACATCATATTTTGAAAAGTCAAATGACTGAAGTACTGCAAACGCCGTTTCTAAGGAAACTGCATGTTCACCAGACTTCCCGCCATATATTAAACCAACTCTAATTTTCTCCCCCATTTAGTCGTCCTCCAAGTAAATAATATTTTCGTTATCATTTTCAAAAGTTTATAATGAATTGTGAATATGGCAAAAGCTATATTTAGTTTTTTCAGACCAGGCGTATGAATCTTTATAGTCCCAATATCTGTGTTTGCTATTTACTGTTCTTGCATTTACGAGTGGCATCCCATTCTCATCTTTATCTGTCACAATAGCACTATGTTGAAATTTTGAATCTCCATCCCAATCATAAAATATAACGTCGCCAATTTGTAATTGTTTTGGATTTTCCACTGTTTCAGCCCGGAGTCCATTTAGATTAGTTAATAGATAATTTTTCAAGCATTGAGATACAGTCCAGCTAAAACTCCAACCATCTTGACCAGAATTATACCACCATCCTAGTGCTCTATTCCTAGTATAATTCATTGAAGCACCACCTGCATAGATACATTGTGAAACAAAATTAGTACAATCATCATTAAAAGAGCGAAAATCAGGATTCGGATTTTCCCACCATACATCAGCATATTCTTTCACTTTTGATCGTTCGTAACGAAAACTTTTCTTTGAAGATCTATTAAATATTTGTTCATTAAAAAATGGCAAAGCGTTATTTTGATATTGAAATGAGCTGATTTGACTTTTTATTTCAGGATTAGTTGAAGTTACCGGTGGATTTTTACAATACTTGCGTTCAGGAATTGGAATATCAATTTGCTCTATCAACCACTTTCCTTTCTGTTTCCTTAAGATAATGTGTTGTTGTTCTATCCTTTCCTC
The window above is part of the Chengkuizengella sp. SCS-71B genome. Proteins encoded here:
- a CDS encoding amidase domain-containing protein, translating into MSSHWRATLNEYVRMVNQFESHCSIDPLLPLLLDEQYKDMQQKRLYRIQDRKLNLKKNETRMKIVKLQSRYDRTEVDILLKRFFLYDGYYKKILEERIEQQHIILRKQKGKWLIEQIDIPIPERKYCKNPPVTSTNPEIKSQISSFQYQNNALPFFNEQIFNRSSKKSFRYERSKVKEYADVWWENPNPDFRSFNDDCTNFVSQCIYAGGASMNYTRNRALGWWYNSGQDGWSFSWTVSQCLKNYLLTNLNGLRAETVENPKQLQIGDVIFYDWDGDSKFQHSAIVTDKDENGMPLVNARTVNSKHRYWDYKDSYAWSEKTKYSFCHIHNSL
- a CDS encoding DUF350 domain-containing protein, with amino-acid sequence MVIISILISLFIFELVTRYKNWEQIQKGNLSVALATGGKIFGIANIFRFSIEHNDSLWEAIQWGAFGFFLLLIAYFVFEFMTPKFNVDKEIEKDNRAVGLLSLLISVGTSFVIGASIT
- a CDS encoding D-alanine--D-alanine ligase, encoding MGEKIRVGLIYGGKSGEHAVSLETAFAVLQSFDFSKYDVLPIYITEKGSWRKGPYLNAPVDSKKQLLLETDEKDAKSSSDKAVVSSMPSLLTPQQLNGIFEFHSDENSKSTNAVDVIFPLLHGTNGEDGTIQGLFEMANTPYVGAGVLSSAMGMDKTVMKKIFAHEGLPQCIYRYFTKHQWKKDQSYYLMDLEVAIGYPCFVKPANLGSSVGISKANDREQLIEAIQEAFKYDHKVIIEEFIEAREIEVGVIGNEEPEVSVLGEIMSSNDFYDYKAKYVDGESVMTIPAEVDSDTAEYIQKLAIKAFQSIEGTGLSRVDFFIDKTDNKVFINEINTMPGFTPFSMFPLLWKHTGLPYKELLDRLIDLAILRYNEKQNLQYGFDAE
- a CDS encoding sulfite exporter TauE/SafE family protein, translated to MISYLVILCIGIISAVFGSLVGLGGGVIIVPALIYLSPLLLDQEMSTSVAVGTSLTVLIFTAASSTFTFLKQGRVDYKSGILFFTTSGPAAMLGASLTSAFQGDSFKLAFGIFIFFMAILLILKKYLKPLSFRWKIQRSYIDPDGKRFTYGYNILPALLVGFAVGLVSGLFGIGGGSLFVPAMVLLFSFPPHVATATSMFVILFASILGSATHIYLGEIDWFSVMALAPGALFGGWLGAWIAGRMSSKLLLNILMVILLLISLRLIIEGMI
- a CDS encoding NfeD family protein, translated to MIEIFWGCFIFGVLFTLVTVVFGDIIGSFMDGVFDFLSVDGLDFLEPVTLVGGLTIFGGSGILLTKYTSLHMTAIIILSICAAILMSILVYFIYVKPMKNTENSISHSIQDYVGKIGEATITIPKNGYGEVLIKIGASQINEIAASYDGEVINEGTKVVVVEVKDSTLYVSNFDS
- a CDS encoding flotillin family protein, with amino-acid sequence MQIPEYLVIPVAVIGVIILLGLAFWARYKTVSSDEAMVVTGSMLGSGNTITDESGRKIKIVRGGGAFILPIFQKSDFLSLMSHKLDVSTPEVYTEQGVPVMADGVAIIKIGSSVEDIATAAEQFMGKSKEDLQSEAQEVLEGHLRAILGTMTVEEVYKNRDRFAQEVQGVAARDLKKMGLAIVSFTIKDLRDQHGYLDALGKPRIAAVKRDAEIAEADAIRDSRIQKAQADEEGQKAELLRDTNVAEATKEKELKVASFKKDQDMAKAEADQSYNIQEARSRQQVVEEQMQVEIVKKERAIDIEEKEILRREKQYDAEVKKKADADRYAVEQAAEADKAKRLREADALQYRIEAEAKANAENKRLDGMAIAEAEKAKGTATAEVIRLQGLAEAEAKEKLAEAFEKFGEAAVLDIIVKMLPELAGKVAEPLKGIDKLTVVDTGNGEGAARVSNYVTSLMATAPEMLKDVSGLDVQQMMKNLTSKK
- a CDS encoding DEAD/DEAH box helicase, with amino-acid sequence MNGILFGLTVEEIQNLADDMTVYNRGYSYWKNGYVTRLNFISRETLCEALVEGNRKYNVRIQMDDHSKDLHVQCDCPAHNGYYNYCKHIIATLLKINELETSGQLLKYYEQKQNENQNKYPPAIPKRDQVATDRMIQLFEKYHINNKQEYKDRREIMRVEYTCNIMDSIDSGSLLTLELKVGINHTYIVRNMREFLTALFNDKPYIFTKKFTYDPSEFQVEQEDLEIFKLLEEVIDNEAFYSDTSSAYSYVINASNRDRFLRIPPHRSDELLNKLINRNTNVESGWDKYVHIQIVDEVPPFYFQLDKFNPSDFLLKLKGFDSVVFLESYGYIFQEGTFYRVYETQFQMLLDLKKEFRSQSQLLINREQIEGVISNVVPNLNKIGKVEIADHISDQLINPPLQVKLKVDKEGDSLSSSLEYHYGDIVIDPLQRVISNKEQDLILMRNVEKENEVMSLIESTPFKWNGERLYIDDEYDMFQFLYEDLPKLEKMADIYISSSAKEMLPDENFVPKTNMDINPSTNLFEVKFEMDGIDSEEVYQILQSVIEKKKYVRLTDGSFVSLQHEDFKGIRQLFDELEIQQSDIDGLTIQTNTMRGLQVEEIVNQNKSTVKIGRNFRQLLDHIKHPDNLEFEPPESLKSTLRDYQVFGFEWLKMLEHYHFGGILADDMGLGKTIQSISYILSDKENIEATTEPTLIVSPASLIYNWKNEFQKFAPTINVVVVAGDKQTRSDIMEDLSNVDVLITSYPLIRRDIEMYQAQNFRILILDEAQNIKNIQTQTSQAVRKLRAARRFALSGTPIENSLDELWSIFQVVLPGLFHGKQAFTQMSHEKISRIVKPFILRRMKKDVLKELPDKIETLQVSELTTEQKKLYLGYLDKIQHETREALLKGELQQNRMKILAGITRLRQLCCHPSLFIDNYEGSSGKLEQLLEIVNEAMDGGHRILIFSQFTGMLKIIREELDQQQIDYFYLDGKTDKLERLNMTEKFNKGEKEIFLVSLKAGGTGLNLTGADTVILYDLWWNPAVDEQAVDRAYRIGQKNVVQVNRLITQGTIEEKIVELQQKKKELIEKVIQPGETMLSGLSEDEIKEILNL
- a CDS encoding PspA/IM30 family protein; translation: MSIFKRIRDISAAAINDLIDKAEDPVKMLNQYLRDMEDDIAEAEIAVAKQIAIEKKLKHKYEEAQEMVDKRGQQAVKALESGNEDLARRALQDKKEHQEKLDDFKTQYDNAKSNADSLRKQLEEMKEEFNKMKNRKDTLVARAESAKAQKKINQTMSGFGKDTGAKGFDRMNEKVLQMEAEAEASEDLKNSSRSLDNELDALDSSDVDDELAALKAQLANKDKA